From the Helianthus annuus cultivar XRQ/B chromosome 17, HanXRQr2.0-SUNRISE, whole genome shotgun sequence genome, the window ACATTCTTATTCACTTACGAGTTACAGTTCAACCATAGTTGCTGAGTGCTGACTGCTGAGAAAGATATCACTTTATCAAGTATTTCCTTCAACACTTGGTATTCTTATGTGAATCTTAACGTAAAAACATTATCCATTAACATAAAGGTCCCTCGTTTATCTTCTCCGGTTATTCAACATTAATGTTTTTGTGCCTATCTCTGTCAAGCTcaatcagtggcgaagcttgaaaatttccactgGGGGGTAGGAAGTCACCGAACCTAAAAATTTTATAtaagtattttttttataaaaccggggggtcgaaaatgtatatacctaaaaaattctacacgaaatgtacatacataacactactgagcgaaaagttcggggggtcgcccctcccggccccttgaaAGCTACGCCCTTGAGCTCAATGGATAAGAACTAGACAGAGATATGCACAAAACGAATATCTTCCTAAAGAATAGTCTTCATTGGACGGGGAAACTTGCAGTTGAACGGTAATGAATGACATCAATAACCAGACTGTCATTCTTTTTCTAAAACATAACACATATCAATCATGTTCTTGACATGAACCATTACAACCACAAATAAGATTATAGAAACATTGACAACACATAAAAGCACTAAAAATTTATACTTTGAACGGACAGATTAACCCAAATATCAATGCCttatgaaagaaaaaaaaaactaaagggCAGTTTTGGTATTTACAGGTATTACAATGCCTaattaaagcaggtaaatttgtAATGTACAAGAAAGGGGAAGAGAAACATACCACATTGTTGTTGGCATCGAATCTCTCACGAAGTGCATCAGCCTGTAAACAATTTCAACGATTAAAGCCAAATCGAAGACATAATCGCAAGAAAATTGAGGGTGGATACATCGGGGTAGAAGAGATGACGGTGAACGGCCCAATTGAGAGTATCTTTGAGGGCACGTCGATACAGGATTCTCACTCTCTCCTTCTGTGCTGCTCTCCGAGCCAGATATGAAGCTGCTCCGCTCATCACTGATTGATGgattctctctcacacacacgaacaattgttagtgttttgaggGCGTTTTAGTGGAGACCGGAGGAGACCACGATTGAAGTAAATCACCGGGATATACGACGCAGTGGCGGACCTTCGAATTTTTTCACGGGgttgcggaacatttttaaaaattttaatccCCAAgctatataagtaaaaaaatttggttcgtatcgggtcggttgGAATCGGgccgggtcatgtaaaacaaaagaacatcaaagtAAATGGTTGATATGGTCCTTTTAGTAGATATGCCCTTCTAATCTCATCTCGTTGATTCACGTTATATGATTCAATCGGCTTGCGATTATAAGGATCCGAAGGAAGAGTATCCACATCAACAAATTCGGAAGATGTATCAactttcctcttgagaaatcgcgCCATAACGTCCCTACCCATAGTTCCTATCGGCTATCACACACAAATTGATCTATAAGTTCATGGCTCcataacatattacataatgtatcaagtattcaaacactagaaatcataatgtaaatcacactaaaaatcatctaaacatcatatacaccattaaaaaaaacctaaactataTAACCCACCATAAAATAAAATATCATCACTTACAAGAAGCACATGTCTCCTGCCATCAAAAAATTCACTTCCGGTGGCTACCGGTTCCGTCCCACCCCaccaaaaatcaaccaaaaatcataaaaaataacaaagaaaattACCAGTGTTCGATCGACGGTGGTATgatggctgattacggtggtatgtggctgctgttgttgctgatgtTCTGATCGCTGGCGTACGTGCAGGGATGATAGAGAGCGTGAGAGAATATGTAAGGGTTTtgggcttgtttattttattttggtttgaaatattgttgatttgttgggtttgtttattgggctaagacttagtagtgGGCTAGTTAAAAGTATTGGGTACTGAGTTTAgttatttaggtattaaaagttatataatttagatagtgtttttaaaaaaataagagtttactaaaaaattttaaaatataaattgataacactttttacctaaggggtgcggacaaaaaattccaaggggtgcagaaggaaaattcgaaggggtgcggacggaaaattccaaggggtgcggacgaaaaaaattcaaggggtgcggacgggatttttgACGGAACTTAACACTAAATTTATTTTTTCCCGGGGGTGCCCCCGCCGACCTTAGACAAGCCTTAAGTGCGGCTTGCGCCGTTGTCGGATACACATTCTTTTTTAGTAAATTACATGTTTGCCCTCAATAGTACCAAAACCGAATCGTTCTGGGTCATTTTCAATACTAATTTGATATCCACCTTTTGTGATTTTGGCAATTGGTACTTTCAATTCGGTACAGTATGCTACATCTTCTTCACTACCACCCAACACTACATCATTCCGTAAAGCCATCCCTCAAATATGAATTATTTACTGCAAAAAGATCTAAGATTGATGAACGGTGCTTGTTGTCAGCGATTAGTGTTCATTTCCAACTTCACTTATAGCAGATCTGGCCTGAACCCCTCGAATCGGTGTTGGTGATGAATGGTTGGTGGTAATGAAAATCGTTAACAACTTCACTTATGGAAGATTGTTTTTCAGACGATGGTTGGTGTTGATGTTTGTTGTGGTGGCGGTGCAGGCGATGAATGGTTGATGGTGACGAAGATCCTTTTTTAATATTAAAGGTTATTCAATAAATGAGGTAAATGGGTTATATATGGAAACATCCAGGTGGAATTGACAAAAAAATGTCCCTCATATGAGTTGCACATGGCTAGATTTTAACGAATAACATGTATGGAGTTAGTGGTAGGGGCCATAAAGGTTAGAAAAAATGACGTTTGAAGGTGAAggagtaggatcaaatacaaaccacatttTACATACAAACcgtaagaaccatttaaaaagtgtcacGTGGCATCCAAACAATTATagagaaatgataaaataatatcctaaataatatcaattatattgaattccttatagatatactaACAAGCAATTAATTCTCTATTTGGATCTTCtttttgttttcaatgtgctgattaaaaaaagtgctgatatcattcaaatatgtgctaaaatcaattatcttgattaattttcatgtgctaatataattcaaatgtgctacttttatgtatgtattgttttggtatgtgctaatttaactttGTTAAGTGCTtggatctgttcttacggtttgtaggataaatatggtttgtaccggAACCAACCCCTGAAGGTGAAATGCCAAAAATTTCCTTTTTTAGGCTAACAAGATTAAACTGACATAACCAGAAAGACCAAAAACATAATTTACTCTTCTTTGTTAATATCCAATTCCTATATTTTTTATAAGCTAAATACACGACAACCTTTATTAAGTAAAATCTTAACCACTAAAATGTCCTTTGAGAATAATGTTATTCAATATTAAATATAACCCATATATTTTCTTGGgacttaataaacaaattaaaaTCTTGAACTTAAATAAAGTCAATTCATAAAGTTTATGATGAATTTATATTCATTGATATATTTTCTATCGTGTAAAATGTTTTTCATTCAATAATGTCAAAAATGTCATACATGCACCGAAAGACAATGAAATATACATTAAAGCATGCTATCGGTATAAGCTAAATTTATAAGCAATGGGTATTTGTTTGTGTAATTTGAATTGtttcagtttcttgattatgGTTTAGTTATTCGATTTCCTACTCATTTTTTACCATTGGCAATAGAGTAGGGAGATGGGCGTCACCCTCTCTCCTTCACATTGGCTTCCCTCCCCCATTTTTACATGCATCGTTCTCTTTTTTCCCCCTCTCACATTCCCCGCCTAAACCATCATTCGTCACGAATTTTTCAGTCTCGTTCTCCTCATCCCATCCACCACGTCCATCTGACATCTACCACCTTATCTCTCCTTTCATGTCGGCCCATGGGCGTCTACGATGGAGATTGTCTTGCAATTTATTTGGAATAACATTGGAAAATATTAAAAAGATCCTCATTGTTGGGTCCCCATCATTGGCTTCGTGCTTGCTTTGTGGATGACTTTACTTATGACTATAACTAAAAAGAAAAGATAACCAACAAAAAATATTAGGGTGGAGAGTATGGTTTAATCACTTTAGAGTGTTTGAGTTATTCTCTAGCCAATAATATTATGCCACGTCAAGTCCCAATTTGACttcccattttgcactcaatcagagGGTATGGTTCAAACACCTAGAGAGTGGCTGAAAGGGGTTGAGACCCACCATTAAACCACCCTCCCTCCTCCTTCTCTCCTCTTCCCGCATCGGTGACTATACACCGAAAACATTCAAACAATCGGTGACTCAAACAAGTGGGGGTGGTTCACCGATCGGTGAAACCATTCACAGATCCCACTCAAACAAGCCATACCAACCACCCTTATATAAATAGAAGCATAATACAATCAAACCCAGTTTCGTTTTTATTTTCACTTATCACTTTGTTTTAGTAACTTACCTCTTATAAACCAACCATTTGTCAATACAAAACCCACATCGTGATTGTCACCAAAATGTTCATTTGAATGTTCATCAGCTCATCATTACAATTTGGATTAAAAGGTTGTTGCTTTAATATGGACAAAACATTATGGCTTTGTTGTTTTAAATCTCAGCCAACACCTGTTTTCAATGCATGTGAAGTTAGTGTTACTTCCTTTGTTACTTAACTCAGGTCATTTGAGTTCTGCAATCACTAGGTTTGACTCGCGAGTATCAAACGAGCAAAAGCTACTAAGAGATGTAGCAAGTGCATATGCACCAAAGGATGACAGATTATCCAAAAAACCATGTAAATAGCTTTTAATTtggtaaaataaaaaaacaaaacttccGTTGCCGGGACTTGAACCCGGGTCTCTCGGGTGAGAGCCGAGTATCCTAACCAACTAGACTACAACGGATCTTGTCTTCTTTAAAATTAATAAACTCAAAAAACAAGTTTTGGAGTTCTATAAATACTTCAGATTTATTCAAAGCTAACGATGTAAAACTCAATTTGTTAAATAAGTATTATGAGAAGTTTTAATCATTCTACTATATAAACTAACATAACATAAGTAGTCAATATATTATAAATAGTATGAGTACCATCAAAGCCTTACAAAGGGACTCATACAATTAAACGTCATCATGTAAATACTACGAATATGGCACAACCCTTATATCATATCTCGAAAAGGCGGGTGTTTGGCAAAGTGTTTATGTTGTGGTTCCAACTGATAATCAATTGGCCAAAGAAACAAGACGGAAACCGGATAGGAATTAGAGAGAAACTTAGATTAATATTTTTCATTCATACCCCTAAAACATCAAATGGCTTAGActataaatatttaaaaagatAAATAACTACCCACTAACCAACTATCTTGACCCACTATCTATAATTCAAAACATgcttaattaataaataaactacATACTAAAATAAAACTTTGACAACTACTGGAACATGGAATGAGTTAGTGGGCACATAACATTCCCGCCCGGTTGAAAGCGTCCTTGTCCTCAAGGACAAAAATAAGGACCATGGTGGCCGCCACTCGATTCGGTTAGTGGCCTTAGGAGCCGTCTCAATGGGGCGCCATAGTGGATGCCACTCGCGTCGCCCAACTTCACCgttaaaaatataacatttcTTTCCTTCATATTCATATATTCTTTTCCTTAGTTCTGCAAAGCTCCTCATTGCATGCTTACCATGACGTTTAATCCCAAATTCTTCTTTTAAAATCCTCCGACTTTGCATGCCCCACCCATGATTTATTGATTCACCAAAACATACATGAAGAGTCGGTGATGTAATTATTGGTGGGGATGCAAGgattggttgttgttgttgttgttgttgttgttgtgtaaACGGAGGGAGTGATGGTTCCCATTCCGGGTCCGACTCCGGTGATGGGGCAGTTTCTAGagttggttgtggtggtgtggTGGCGGAAGTTGGTGGAGATGTAGGAGATTGGGCTTCTCACGCGGTTCGGAACGATCGATACTCATGGAGAAGGGTTTGCAATTGAGACTCGAGCTTCGCAAGGGATTCGTTCATCCATTGGTAGAACTCGGTTTCGGATAGAGTGTGAGCAACCATGGTCCGGGGGGGATCAcgacggctctgataccactgttgtgGTTCCAACTGATAATCAATTGGCCAAAGAAACAAGACGGAAACCGGATAGAAATTAGAGAGAAACTTAGATCAATATTTTTCATTCATACCCCTAAAACATCAAATGACTTACACTATAAATACTTAAAAAGATAAATAACTACCCACTAACCAACTATCTTGACCCACTATCTATaattcaaaacatgtttaattaataaataaactacATACTAAAATAAAACTTTGACAACTACTGGGACAAGTTAGTGGACACGTAACAGTTTATCATTGTAATGTGGACTTGTTCATGATATATAGTTTGTCATCTACAACATGTTATTGAGTTAATTTTTAAATGTAATGATCATATTGTCACTACACTAAAGGAAACCAATAAAAAATATCTAGTTTTGGTGACGAATAAAAAGTAATTGAACGTATGAAATGTCAACATATTTTAATTTACAAAGGATTTTAACATGATCAAACAAGATAACATATATGGTATATGGAACATACAAAATCTTCATCATGCCATTCCAAAAGTAAATTATTAAGAATCACTGTGTTGGTGAACCTATATCCCATATCTCATTATTACAGCTTTTAAAGCTTGTGGTAAGGTGAAGTAAGTCTTCAACTTTGTTTTCCCATGTATCGGGTATACATTGATTACCATTTCATTTCATCGCCTATGTATCTAAATTAAGCACCCAATAATCATTCTTTAGGGCATGTGAGCCAAAATCTAAATAAATATAAGGTGATAGAAAATGGTAACACATCAAGTTGTCTTCTTTAAAACAACATATCTCTCACATTATAATATGAGTTTCAACTATAGAACTTATCACAAAGTTATGATAGAAAGAACTTATCATAAATGTCTAGTGGATCAAGCTGACTCGTCTTAACCGGTGGTAAACTAGAAATGAGTTAAAATGGCCAAAATACCCACACATGAAAGGCACACCGGAGCCAAGGGTATGGTTTTGTGGGGGTGGCcaacccccgaacttttcgctcgttagtggagagtatgtagcttttgtatagaaatttttgagtATATACGTTTTTTACCCCTcgattttatagaaattttggtatatacgttttctaCCCACCGGTCGAAAATCTAACCATAGTTTCCATTTCATTGTAAAACATCCCAAAAAGTTATTGTTTTCTCAAGTTCTTATTCCAAAATTGCAAACTCAAAGGTGAAGGCAAACCAACCCACTCCCCTCCCTCACACACACGACTCCCGTGTATATATCCCCAAATATCCAACTTCTCTCTTTAACTTCTATTCACAGGAGCTTCGTAACATCCGCACATGTCTATCCCGTATAAACAGGTAaaaaattagggttagggtttcgaaACAATTCCGCCATGGAAATCGGAGAAGAAAACACCGAAAACCACCTCATAGATTCCACAACAACCGTATCAACAGAAGTATTGATTGAAAACGATACCGTCAATGATAACAATTTAGAAAAAGTTGTGTCAGAATCGAACATTCAAGACCTAAAAGGCGAAGAAAAAGAATCGTTCGTTACGGTCCCCGAATCGGACGATTCGAAACCCGTTCTCACGGCGGCGGTGGAGGAAACAGCGGCGGAGAcggtggaggaggaggttgaGGACGGTGCTGCTGGAGATGAAATCTCCACCGTTGATGTGATAGCTGAAGATGATAACGAGTTAATTGCAGTAGAGGAAGATATTAACAACGGggagaataataataatattaatgtaAGTGATGAGACAGAGACTGTGAAAATGGAGGAAGAAGTGATGACAGATGTTAAGAGTGACACACAGACGGAAAATGTTGAAACTGTGCAAGGAGATGAAGAAATAACTGAAGGTCAGGATGATGTTGATGAGGAGAAACCTGTTGGTGTTACGGAAGTTGACGACGAAGGAGAACCGGTGGAGGCGGATGAGGATAAGCTGGTGGATACGGATGTGGAGAGTGATGAAGAGAAAGCAGGGGCGGAATCACCGGAGCAGTCTGTTAAAACCCGGGGGTGCCGGGGGAAGAAACGGAAAAGAGGAGGGAAGACGCCACAGGCTACTCCGAAATCTAGTGGTGGAGGGCGGAAGACGGTTGAGGAGGAGGATGTTTGCTTCATGTGTTA encodes:
- the LOC110923570 gene encoding NADH dehydrogenase [ubiquinone] 1 beta subcomplex subunit 9; the protein is MSGAASYLARRAAQKERVRILYRRALKDTLNWAVHRHLFYPDADALRERFDANNNVEDIDTIDRVIADGESQYNKWRHPDPYIVPWAPGGSKFTRNPTSPAGLR